In Methanococcoides sp. LMO-2, a single window of DNA contains:
- the ppsA gene encoding phosphoenolpyruvate synthase encodes MGDSKYIRWFEEISIEDIPLVGGKNASLGEMYRELTEKDISIPNGFAVTAEAYWHVLESAGVLQDLKDTLEGLDTSDVSDLAERGKKARSIVLDAGIPDDLWEEIKEAYDKLSEEYGSETDVAVRSSATAEDLPDASFAGQQETYLNIHGYHSLKDACNRCFASLFTDRAISYRVHHNFDHFKVGLSIGVMKMVRSDLASSGVIFTIDTESGFEDVVFITGAYGLGENVVQGAVNPDEFYVFKPTLKEGYKPIIKKKRGSKAIMMIYGRGDSRVLTRNVEVPLAERRKFCINDVEILQLAKYAATIEDHYSKKKGKAVPMDIEWAKDGNTGELFIVQARPETVQSRKRKDVLETYFLDDRSNVLVKGRSVGDKIAAGKVHVIDDVSKLPSFKQGEILVADTTTPDWEPVMKRATAIITNKGGRTCHAAIVSRELGVPAVVGAEDATENLKNGMDVTLSCAEGDIGRIYEGILPFHVETVDLKDLGDTKTEMMMNLGNPEEAFGLSMIPNDGIGLARLEFIITSYIKVHPMALVHPEKVEDENALREIEKLTAGYENKEDYFVEKLSQGVATIVASFYPKPVVVRMSDFKSNEYASLIGGEYFEFEESNPMIGFRGASRYYDERYREGFALECKAMKKVRDEMGLKNLILMIPFCRRVEEAEKVIAEMEKNGLVRGQNGLQVYVMCEIPSNVLLIDEFSKYFDGFSIGSNDLTQLTLGVDRDSEILASSFDERDEAVKKIVSMAVQGAKRNGKHSGICGQAPSDFPEFAEFLVKEGIDSISLNPDSVMKISLKVLETEKEMG; translated from the coding sequence ATGGGAGATAGCAAATACATTCGATGGTTCGAAGAGATCAGTATAGAAGACATTCCTCTGGTAGGAGGTAAGAATGCCTCGCTCGGTGAGATGTACCGGGAGCTCACAGAGAAGGATATCAGTATACCCAATGGTTTCGCGGTCACAGCAGAAGCATACTGGCATGTCCTGGAATCTGCAGGCGTCCTCCAGGATCTTAAAGATACACTTGAAGGACTGGATACATCCGATGTCAGTGATCTTGCCGAGAGAGGGAAAAAGGCAAGGAGTATCGTCCTCGATGCAGGGATACCGGATGACCTATGGGAAGAGATAAAGGAAGCCTACGACAAATTGAGCGAGGAATACGGTTCAGAGACCGATGTTGCGGTTCGCAGTTCTGCAACAGCAGAGGATCTTCCTGATGCCTCTTTTGCAGGACAGCAGGAAACCTACCTGAATATACACGGCTACCACTCACTGAAAGATGCATGTAACCGATGCTTTGCTTCCCTTTTCACGGACAGGGCGATCTCCTATCGTGTGCATCACAACTTCGACCACTTCAAGGTCGGCCTTTCAATAGGCGTCATGAAGATGGTGAGATCAGACCTCGCATCCAGCGGCGTGATCTTCACAATCGACACCGAATCCGGGTTCGAGGATGTTGTTTTCATTACAGGGGCCTACGGTCTCGGTGAGAATGTCGTGCAGGGAGCTGTCAATCCGGATGAGTTCTACGTCTTCAAGCCCACCCTGAAAGAAGGCTACAAGCCAATAATCAAGAAAAAAAGGGGCAGCAAAGCTATAATGATGATCTACGGACGCGGGGATTCGCGTGTGCTTACCCGTAACGTTGAGGTTCCCCTTGCAGAGAGGAGGAAGTTCTGTATCAACGATGTCGAGATCCTCCAGCTTGCGAAGTACGCTGCTACCATCGAGGATCATTATTCTAAAAAGAAAGGGAAAGCTGTGCCTATGGATATCGAGTGGGCGAAGGACGGTAACACCGGCGAGTTGTTCATTGTACAAGCAAGACCCGAGACCGTGCAATCGAGGAAGAGGAAGGATGTCCTTGAGACCTACTTCCTTGACGATCGCTCGAACGTTCTTGTAAAGGGCAGGAGTGTGGGTGACAAGATCGCAGCCGGAAAGGTGCATGTGATCGATGATGTATCCAAACTGCCATCTTTCAAACAGGGAGAGATACTGGTAGCTGATACCACAACACCTGACTGGGAACCTGTCATGAAACGTGCCACTGCCATCATTACTAACAAAGGCGGAAGAACATGCCATGCAGCCATAGTCAGCCGTGAGCTGGGAGTTCCGGCCGTTGTGGGTGCAGAGGATGCAACTGAAAATCTGAAGAACGGAATGGATGTAACATTGAGCTGTGCTGAAGGCGATATCGGCAGGATCTATGAAGGAATACTGCCTTTCCATGTGGAAACCGTTGACCTCAAGGACCTTGGAGATACGAAGACAGAGATGATGATGAACCTTGGAAATCCGGAAGAGGCCTTTGGACTTTCAATGATACCAAACGACGGCATCGGACTGGCAAGACTTGAGTTCATCATCACCAGCTACATCAAGGTCCATCCAATGGCACTGGTGCATCCTGAAAAGGTGGAAGATGAAAATGCCCTCAGAGAGATAGAGAAGCTCACTGCCGGATATGAAAACAAGGAAGACTATTTCGTGGAGAAACTTTCCCAGGGAGTAGCCACAATTGTAGCTTCGTTCTACCCGAAACCCGTTGTCGTACGCATGAGTGACTTCAAATCCAACGAATATGCCAGCCTAATCGGCGGTGAGTACTTCGAGTTCGAGGAGAGCAACCCGATGATCGGTTTCAGGGGAGCATCTCGTTATTATGATGAACGCTACAGGGAAGGGTTTGCACTTGAGTGCAAGGCCATGAAGAAGGTCAGGGACGAGATGGGACTGAAAAACCTCATCCTCATGATACCTTTCTGCAGGCGTGTGGAAGAAGCGGAAAAAGTGATCGCAGAGATGGAAAAGAACGGTCTGGTAAGAGGACAGAACGGCCTGCAGGTCTATGTAATGTGCGAGATCCCAAGCAATGTCCTGCTGATAGATGAGTTCAGCAAATACTTTGATGGCTTCTCCATAGGCTCCAATGATCTCACCCAGCTGACCCTTGGTGTGGACAGGGATTCGGAGATACTGGCATCGTCATTCGATGAGAGGGATGAGGCTGTGAAGAAGATAGTTTCCATGGCAGTGCAGGGAGCAAAAAGGAATGGCAAGCACAGTGGCATCTGTGGTCAGGCGCCAAGTGATTTCCCGGAATTTGCTGAGTTCCTTGTGAAGGAAGGTATTGATTCGATCTCGTTGAATCCGGATTCTGTGATGAAGATCTCATTAAAGGTACTGGAGACCGAGAAAGAAATGGGATGA
- the metX gene encoding homoserine O-acetyltransferase MetX — MSERSVGIVGTNFHTIKGDFLLEGGQTLKDIRVAYETYGNLNKDKSNAILVCHALTGDAHAAGRHSPDDRKPGWWEDLIGPGKALDTDRYFVICSNVLGGCMGTTGPASLNPDTGKPYGITFPVITIGDMVNVQKKLIEHLGIKALFAVVGGSMGGMQTLQWTVAYPDIVRKAVVIASTAVSSPQQIAFNEVGRNAIVSDPDWNEGDYYSGKAPVHGLATARMIAHITYLSDDSMHEKFGRELQQGENFKFDMSNDFQVESYLKYQGETFTERFDANSYLYVTKAVDYFDLSKNGSLAEGLKDIRSKILIISITSDWLYPPYQSKKIVEALLFNDHDVSYREIDSSYGHDAFLLESGHINYVVHNFLSYTSIADVMTEDVATIREGVSIDTAAKVMFEEGLTHLPVVNEKGCLAGIVTSWDISKAVALKCNDLDDIMTKEVLVATPEEPIVAGAKRMERHSISALPVVDEKKRLVGIIDSEDINRLIG, encoded by the coding sequence GTGAGTGAAAGGTCCGTAGGTATTGTTGGAACCAATTTTCATACGATAAAAGGTGATTTCCTTTTAGAAGGAGGGCAGACCCTGAAGGATATCAGAGTCGCCTATGAGACCTATGGTAATCTGAACAAGGACAAAAGTAACGCAATCCTTGTCTGCCACGCCCTCACTGGCGATGCACATGCTGCAGGCAGACACAGTCCCGATGACCGCAAACCCGGCTGGTGGGAGGATCTCATCGGACCGGGGAAAGCCCTGGATACTGACAGGTATTTCGTAATATGTTCAAATGTACTGGGTGGCTGTATGGGGACCACAGGTCCTGCATCACTGAACCCGGACACAGGTAAACCGTATGGAATTACTTTTCCGGTGATAACTATAGGCGATATGGTCAATGTTCAGAAGAAGCTGATAGAACATCTCGGGATCAAAGCCCTTTTTGCCGTAGTAGGCGGTTCCATGGGTGGTATGCAGACCCTCCAGTGGACGGTCGCTTATCCGGACATCGTGAGGAAAGCAGTTGTGATCGCTTCCACAGCGGTCTCGTCACCTCAGCAGATAGCCTTCAACGAGGTTGGAAGGAATGCCATTGTCTCAGATCCCGACTGGAACGAAGGAGATTACTATTCCGGCAAGGCTCCTGTGCATGGGTTAGCCACAGCTAGAATGATCGCTCATATCACATATCTCAGTGATGATTCCATGCACGAGAAGTTCGGCAGGGAGTTGCAGCAGGGTGAGAACTTCAAATTCGATATGTCAAACGATTTCCAGGTCGAGAGCTACCTGAAATACCAGGGAGAAACATTTACCGAAAGGTTTGATGCCAATTCCTATCTCTATGTGACAAAAGCTGTGGATTATTTCGACCTTTCAAAGAATGGTTCCCTTGCAGAGGGTCTGAAGGATATCAGATCAAAGATACTGATTATTTCCATAACATCGGACTGGCTGTATCCTCCATACCAGTCAAAGAAAATTGTTGAGGCTCTCCTGTTCAACGACCATGATGTGAGCTACAGGGAGATCGATTCCAGTTACGGTCATGATGCTTTCCTCCTAGAGAGCGGTCATATCAATTACGTGGTTCACAATTTCCTTTCATACACATCCATTGCTGATGTGATGACCGAAGATGTCGCCACCATCAGGGAAGGTGTGAGCATCGACACCGCTGCAAAGGTCATGTTCGAGGAAGGATTGACACATTTGCCGGTGGTAAATGAGAAAGGCTGTCTTGCAGGCATCGTAACATCCTGGGATATCTCAAAGGCTGTTGCACTCAAATGCAACGATCTGGACGATATCATGACAAAGGAAGTTCTTGTTGCAACGCCCGAAGAGCCGATCGTTGCAGGTGCAAAGCGCATGGAAAGACACAGTATTTCCGCTTTGCCTGTAGTGGATGAGAAGAAGAGGCTTGTTGGAATTATCGATAGTGAGGATATCAACCGGCTGATCGGTTGA
- a CDS encoding O-acetylhomoserine aminocarboxypropyltransferase/cysteine synthase family protein, which translates to MTDKNYGLDTLALHAGHVPDPTGSRAVPIYQTAAYLFKDADHAANLFALKEFGNIYTRLMNPTTGVLEERVAAIEGGTGALGVASGMAAISLTVLAVTQLGDEIVSANNLYGGTYQLFNHTLPKFGRKVHFVDSTKPEEFEKAITDKTRAIYVEIIGNPKLDVPDLDKIAKIAHDAGVPLIVDNTVGVGIAKPIDHGADIVVLSATKFLGGHGTSIGGIIVDSGNFNWDNGKFPEFTEPDPSYHGLKFWESFGDIPGMGNLAFILRVRTQHLRDLGPAMSPFNAFQFIQGVETLSLRVQRHGENALKVAKHLASHPLVEWVNYPGLEDHPSHELAGKYLEGSYGAILGFGVKGGLEAGRKFIESVELLSHLANIGDAKTLVVHPASTTHQQLTKEEREQTGVTDDFIRMSVGLENAEDIIADIDQALERSQK; encoded by the coding sequence ATGACTGACAAGAATTACGGATTAGATACATTAGCATTGCATGCAGGACATGTGCCGGACCCCACGGGATCCCGCGCTGTTCCTATTTACCAGACCGCTGCCTATCTCTTTAAGGATGCAGACCATGCAGCGAACCTTTTCGCGCTGAAGGAATTCGGCAACATCTACACACGCCTGATGAACCCGACCACCGGTGTGCTGGAAGAAAGAGTGGCTGCTATCGAAGGCGGTACAGGTGCACTTGGCGTAGCTTCAGGAATGGCTGCCATTTCCTTAACAGTGTTGGCTGTCACACAGCTTGGTGATGAGATAGTCTCTGCGAATAATCTCTATGGTGGCACATACCAGCTCTTCAATCACACCCTTCCGAAATTCGGAAGGAAGGTTCACTTTGTGGACTCCACGAAACCGGAAGAGTTCGAGAAGGCTATCACCGATAAGACCCGAGCTATCTATGTAGAGATCATCGGAAATCCAAAGCTTGACGTGCCGGATCTGGATAAGATCGCAAAGATCGCCCATGACGCAGGTGTCCCACTTATTGTAGACAACACTGTAGGTGTAGGTATCGCAAAGCCGATAGACCATGGTGCAGACATTGTTGTATTATCCGCAACAAAGTTCCTTGGAGGTCACGGTACTTCCATAGGTGGTATCATAGTGGATTCCGGAAACTTCAACTGGGACAATGGAAAATTCCCTGAGTTCACAGAACCCGACCCCAGTTACCATGGCCTGAAGTTCTGGGAATCCTTCGGGGATATTCCGGGAATGGGAAACCTTGCTTTCATACTCAGGGTACGCACACAACATCTGCGTGACCTTGGACCTGCAATGAGCCCTTTCAATGCATTCCAGTTCATACAGGGTGTGGAAACACTTTCCTTAAGGGTACAGAGGCACGGTGAGAATGCACTGAAGGTCGCAAAGCACCTTGCATCCCATCCTCTGGTGGAATGGGTTAACTACCCCGGCCTTGAGGATCATCCATCCCATGAACTTGCAGGCAAATACCTGGAAGGAAGCTATGGCGCTATCCTTGGATTCGGTGTCAAGGGCGGACTGGAAGCAGGCAGGAAGTTCATCGAGAGCGTGGAATTACTTTCACACCTGGCAAACATCGGTGATGCAAAGACACTTGTTGTCCACCCTGCATCCACAACACACCAGCAGCTCACAAAGGAAGAACGTGAGCAGACAGGTGTGACCGATGATTTCATAAGGATGTCCGTAGGTCTTGAAAATGCAGAAGATATAATTGCTGACATTGATCAGGCTTTAGAGAGGTCCCAGAAGTGA